A single window of Nicotiana sylvestris chromosome 3, ASM39365v2, whole genome shotgun sequence DNA harbors:
- the LOC138887802 gene encoding secreted RxLR effector protein 161-like, protein MDETGSPVNQTMYRGIIGSLLYLTTSRPDIVFSVGLCARFQSNPKESHLKAAKRILRYLKGTQNLVLYYPSGDSFNLIGYADADYEGYLVDKKRTSRMAHFLGSCLISWGTRKQNLVALSTTEAEYVAATSCCAQLLWIKQQLEDFGVLTESVPLLYDNTSDLNMAKNPVQHKRTKHIDVRHHFLRDNVEKGLICMKLCNTKDQIECIFTKALGRE, encoded by the coding sequence ATGGATGAAACTGGgtctcctgtgaatcaaaccatgtatagaggcattattgggtctctccTCTATCTCACTACCAGTAGACCTGATATTGTTTTTAGTGTGgggctatgtgcaaggtttcaatcaaatcccaaggaatctcacttgaaggctgccaaaagaatactAAGATATCTTAAAGGAACACAAAACCTGGTGTTGTATTATCCatcaggtgacagttttaatctgATTGGGTATGCCGATGCAGATTATGAAGGTTACCTTGTGGACAAGAAAAGAACTTCTAGAATGGCTCACTTCTTAGGttcatgtcttatctcttggggtacaaggaagcaaaatttagtggctctttcaacaactgaagctgaatatgtagcCGCTACATCCTGCTGTGCTCAGCTATTATGGATCAAGCAGCAACTGGAGGACTTTGGGGTACTCACTGAGAGTGTGCCCCTTCTATATGACAACACCAGTGacctcaacatggccaagaatccagttcaacacaaaaggacaaaacatattgatgtgaggcatcatttcctgagggacaatgtggagaaagggctGATATGTATGAAGTTATGCAACACAAAAGATCAAATTGAATGCATTTTCACCAAGGCTCTAGGTAGGGAATag